The following coding sequences lie in one Steroidobacter denitrificans genomic window:
- a CDS encoding peroxiredoxin — protein sequence MSPMTVRKISLGKKIPAFSRPMTGGGIWKPAQAAGNKLVIYFYPRDNTSGCTKEAEAFRDLYPAFKRSNTVILGVSPDTLASHEKFKAKLSLPFELLADEDRSLCEGFEVIKEKSMYGRRFLGVERSTFLIDAGGVLRREWRKVKIPGHAEEVLAAAQEL from the coding sequence ATGTCCCCTATGACAGTCAGGAAAATCTCCCTTGGCAAGAAAATACCGGCTTTTTCCCGTCCGATGACAGGTGGCGGGATCTGGAAGCCGGCGCAGGCGGCTGGCAACAAGCTGGTCATCTATTTCTATCCGCGTGACAACACTTCCGGATGCACGAAGGAGGCAGAAGCCTTTCGTGATCTGTATCCGGCCTTCAAGCGTTCGAACACGGTCATCCTCGGCGTATCGCCCGATACCTTGGCCTCACATGAAAAGTTCAAGGCCAAGCTGTCTCTGCCGTTCGAACTGTTGGCCGATGAGGATCGTTCGCTGTGTGAAGGCTTCGAGGTGATCAAAGAGAAAAGCATGTATGGACGCAGATTCCTGGGGGTGGAGCGCAGTACCTTCCTGATCGACGCCGGCGGCGTGCTTCGCCGGGAATGGCGCAAGGTCAAGATTCCGGGGCACGCGGAAGAAGTGCTGGCCGCCGCCCAGGAGCTTTGA
- a CDS encoding cytochrome D1 domain-containing protein — protein sequence MRPLFPLLVALLLSACSTAALRGTGDLGIVIERGSGSVAVIDTTARSVLGRVEGLGDLSHASAVYSRDGRYAYVFGRDGGLTKVDLLERRIVRRIMQAGNSIGGSISQDGRLVIAQNYEPGGIKVFDADTLDLLADLPAAYGDGKQFSKVVGLADMPGNKFVYALFDAGEIWIVDLTKPREPEVTKFRDIGRQPYDGLITPDGRHYLAGLFGEDGVALLDLWRPELGVKKILTDYGKGTEKLPVFKMPHLRGWSVAGGRAYLPAIGRHEVLVVDTATWQEVGRIPVKGQPVFVMARPDGRQVWVNFAFPDYSQVQIIDTLTQQVVHTLAPGKAVLHMEFTPRGEQVWISARDDDRVVVFDTTSFARLTELPALNPSGIFFTSRAARIGF from the coding sequence ATGCGCCCCTTGTTTCCACTGCTGGTTGCCCTGTTACTGTCCGCCTGCTCCACTGCCGCCCTGCGCGGCACGGGGGATCTCGGCATCGTCATCGAGCGCGGTAGCGGCAGCGTTGCCGTGATCGATACGACTGCGCGCAGCGTCCTCGGCCGGGTCGAGGGATTGGGGGACCTCTCACATGCCTCGGCCGTATACTCGCGCGACGGCCGTTACGCCTACGTCTTCGGCCGCGATGGCGGTTTGACCAAGGTGGATCTGCTGGAACGCCGCATCGTCCGGCGCATCATGCAGGCCGGTAATTCCATCGGGGGCTCGATCTCCCAGGACGGCCGCCTCGTCATCGCCCAGAACTACGAGCCCGGCGGCATCAAGGTGTTCGATGCCGACACCCTCGACCTCCTGGCCGACCTCCCCGCCGCCTATGGAGACGGCAAGCAGTTCTCCAAGGTCGTGGGCCTGGCCGATATGCCGGGCAACAAGTTCGTCTATGCACTGTTTGATGCCGGCGAGATCTGGATCGTCGATCTGACGAAGCCGCGCGAGCCGGAAGTGACGAAATTTCGTGATATCGGCCGCCAACCCTACGATGGCCTGATCACGCCGGACGGGCGCCATTATCTGGCCGGGCTCTTCGGTGAGGATGGCGTGGCGCTACTCGATCTGTGGCGTCCGGAGCTGGGTGTGAAGAAGATCCTCACCGACTACGGCAAGGGCACAGAGAAGCTGCCGGTATTCAAGATGCCGCACCTGCGCGGCTGGTCGGTGGCCGGCGGGCGTGCCTACTTGCCTGCCATCGGCAGACACGAGGTGCTGGTGGTCGATACCGCCACCTGGCAGGAGGTCGGCCGCATTCCGGTGAAGGGCCAGCCGGTGTTCGTCATGGCACGTCCCGACGGACGCCAGGTTTGGGTGAACTTCGCCTTTCCCGACTATAGCCAGGTGCAGATCATCGATACGCTGACGCAGCAGGTCGTGCATACACTTGCGCCCGGCAAGGCTGTGCTGCATATGGAATTTACGCCACGCGGTGAACAGGTATGGATTTCAGCACGCGACGATGACCGGGTGGTGGTGTTCGACACGACCAGCTTCGCCCGGCTCACCGAGCTGCCGGCGCTGAATCCCTCCGGTATTTTTTTCACCTCCCGCGCGGCGCGCATCGGTTTCTAG
- a CDS encoding FadD3 family acyl-CoA ligase has protein sequence MSTVQHDLALTIPAAVARAARLFGEASALEDGNCRMSFHELERECLRAAAAFLACGLRKGDRVAVWAPNSAEWIVAAIGAQTAGGVIVPLNTRLRGKEAGYILRRSQARILLTVGEFLGVRYPELLANEQLPGIEHTVLLAGSAPGSKSWNDFLMRGAHIPDAQVLGARDAVRPEDLSDLLFTSGTTGEPKGVMSAHGPTVRTFAAWCDTVGLRAGDRYMIVNPFFHSFGYKSGWLACLLRGATMLPVAVFDAGEVMQRIVTDRVSVLPGAPTLFQSMLAHESCGKIDLSSLRLSVTGAATVPPILIERMRKVLGFQTVLTAYGLTEAPVVTICPPGTSDELVAQSCGKPIPGIELQCVDDDGRAVPVGEPGEVLVRGFNVMRGYFEDPAATREAIDAQGWLHTGDIGMLDEAGFLRITDRKKDLFIVGGFNCYPAEIEKILSEHPAIAQAAVIGVPDERMGEVGKTFVVLRSGAQLDTAALIGWCRENMANYKVPRQVEFVTALPTNAAGKVQKFQLLAT, from the coding sequence ATGAGCACTGTACAGCACGATCTTGCGCTGACCATTCCTGCTGCCGTTGCACGTGCGGCGCGCCTGTTCGGTGAGGCCAGCGCGCTCGAGGACGGGAATTGCCGGATGAGCTTCCACGAACTCGAGCGCGAATGCCTGCGGGCTGCCGCTGCCTTCCTGGCTTGCGGGCTGCGCAAGGGTGATCGAGTCGCGGTCTGGGCGCCGAATAGCGCCGAGTGGATCGTGGCAGCGATCGGCGCGCAGACGGCCGGCGGCGTGATCGTACCGCTCAACACCCGTCTGCGCGGCAAGGAGGCGGGCTACATTCTGCGGCGCAGCCAGGCGCGGATCCTGCTCACGGTCGGAGAGTTTCTCGGCGTGCGTTATCCGGAACTGCTCGCCAACGAACAACTGCCCGGCATCGAACACACCGTCCTACTTGCAGGTAGCGCACCGGGCAGCAAATCCTGGAATGATTTCCTCATGCGCGGCGCACATATTCCCGACGCTCAGGTACTCGGCGCGCGCGACGCCGTCAGACCGGAGGATCTCTCGGATCTGCTGTTCACCTCCGGCACCACTGGTGAGCCGAAGGGCGTCATGAGTGCGCACGGTCCGACGGTGCGAACTTTCGCGGCGTGGTGCGACACCGTGGGTCTGCGTGCCGGCGACCGCTATATGATCGTCAACCCCTTCTTTCATTCCTTCGGTTACAAATCGGGCTGGCTCGCCTGTCTCCTGCGCGGTGCCACCATGCTACCCGTGGCGGTGTTCGATGCCGGCGAAGTCATGCAGCGTATCGTTACGGACCGCGTGAGTGTGCTGCCCGGAGCGCCGACCCTGTTCCAATCGATGCTGGCACACGAATCCTGCGGCAAGATCGATCTATCCTCGCTGCGCTTGTCGGTGACGGGAGCGGCCACCGTACCGCCCATCCTCATTGAACGCATGCGTAAAGTTTTGGGCTTTCAGACCGTGCTCACCGCCTATGGACTCACCGAGGCCCCGGTAGTCACCATCTGTCCGCCGGGCACCAGCGACGAACTTGTGGCGCAGAGTTGCGGTAAACCGATTCCCGGGATCGAACTGCAGTGCGTGGACGATGACGGGCGCGCAGTGCCGGTTGGGGAGCCGGGTGAAGTGCTGGTACGCGGCTTCAACGTGATGCGCGGCTACTTTGAAGACCCGGCAGCTACACGCGAGGCGATCGATGCGCAGGGCTGGCTGCACACGGGCGATATCGGCATGCTCGATGAGGCGGGCTTCCTGCGTATCACGGATCGTAAGAAGGATCTGTTCATCGTCGGCGGCTTCAACTGCTACCCGGCCGAGATCGAGAAAATCCTGAGCGAGCACCCGGCCATTGCACAGGCCGCCGTCATCGGCGTACCCGATGAGCGCATGGGTGAGGTCGGCAAGACCTTCGTTGTACTACGCAGCGGTGCGCAGCTCGACACGGCGGCGCTCATCGGCTGGTGCCGCGAGAATATGGCGAACTACAAGGTGCCGCGTCAGGTCGAATTCGTTACTGCCCTGCCGACCAACGCGGCAGGCAAGGTGCAGAAATTCCAGCTGCTTGCTACATGA
- a CDS encoding catalase, with protein sequence MSGSNKNAGGSTMGSGAPAPSDRNSLTVGANGPILLHDVHFLEQMAHFNREKVPERQPHAKGSGAFGNFKVTEDVSRFTKAALFRKGAVTDVLARFSTVAGEAGSPDTWRDVRGFSLKFYTDEGNYDLVGNNTPVFFIRDPIKFPHFIRSQKRLPDSGLRDNHMQWDFWTSNPETAHQVTYLMGERGLPRTWRNMNGYGSHTYMWINAKGDKFWVKYHFHTCQGMAFFSNAEAAAMAGADADFHRRDLFDAIARGEHPAWVLSVQVMPYADAKTYRYNPFDLTKTWPHKDYPLIKVGTMTLNRNPENFFAQIEQAAFSPGNTVPGIGLSPDKMLLGRAFAYNDAQRNRIGTNFHQLPVNRPKVPVNTYMFDGQMAYEHSGNAPVYAPNSGGRSWADETGPAAEGWEVDGDMVRSAYTLHAEDDDFTQAGILVREVFNEDQRTKLVDQVAGSLLGGVREPVLGRAFAYWKSIDADIGRRIEEKVRAGGGA encoded by the coding sequence ATGTCTGGATCGAACAAAAATGCGGGCGGTTCCACGATGGGCTCCGGCGCGCCGGCGCCAAGCGACCGTAACTCGCTGACGGTGGGTGCCAATGGTCCCATCCTGCTGCACGATGTGCATTTTCTAGAGCAAATGGCGCACTTCAATCGGGAGAAGGTGCCCGAGCGTCAACCCCATGCGAAGGGCTCGGGTGCGTTCGGAAACTTCAAAGTGACCGAGGACGTATCCCGTTTCACTAAGGCAGCCTTGTTCCGCAAGGGTGCCGTCACCGATGTGCTGGCACGGTTCTCGACGGTGGCCGGCGAGGCCGGCAGCCCCGATACCTGGCGCGATGTGCGCGGCTTTTCGCTGAAGTTCTACACCGATGAGGGCAATTACGATCTGGTCGGTAACAACACGCCGGTTTTCTTTATTCGTGATCCGATCAAGTTTCCGCACTTCATCCGCAGTCAGAAGCGGCTGCCTGACTCGGGCTTGCGCGACAACCATATGCAGTGGGACTTCTGGACCAGCAACCCGGAGACTGCCCACCAGGTGACCTATTTGATGGGTGAGCGCGGCCTGCCGCGCACCTGGCGGAATATGAATGGCTATGGTTCGCATACCTATATGTGGATCAACGCCAAGGGCGATAAATTCTGGGTGAAGTATCATTTCCATACTTGTCAGGGCATGGCCTTCTTCAGCAATGCCGAGGCGGCCGCCATGGCCGGTGCCGATGCTGATTTCCATCGTCGCGATTTGTTCGATGCCATCGCGCGCGGCGAGCATCCGGCCTGGGTGCTATCGGTCCAGGTCATGCCGTATGCGGATGCCAAGACCTATCGATACAATCCGTTCGATCTGACCAAGACCTGGCCGCACAAGGACTATCCGCTGATCAAGGTCGGTACGATGACCTTGAATCGCAATCCGGAAAACTTCTTTGCGCAGATCGAGCAGGCGGCATTCTCTCCCGGCAACACTGTCCCCGGCATCGGTCTGTCGCCCGACAAGATGCTTCTGGGGCGTGCCTTTGCCTATAACGACGCGCAGCGCAACCGTATCGGCACCAATTTCCATCAGCTGCCCGTCAACCGCCCCAAAGTCCCGGTCAACACCTACATGTTCGACGGTCAGATGGCGTACGAACACAGCGGCAACGCACCGGTGTATGCCCCCAACAGCGGCGGACGCAGCTGGGCCGACGAGACGGGACCGGCTGCCGAGGGTTGGGAAGTGGATGGCGACATGGTGCGCAGCGCCTACACCCTTCATGCCGAGGACGACGATTTCACCCAGGCGGGCATCCTGGTGCGCGAAGTGTTCAACGAGGATCAGCGGACCAAGCTTGTCGATCAGGTGGCGGGCAGCCTGCTCGGCGGGGTCCGTGAGCCCGTGCTTGGGCGTGCCTTCGCTTATTGGAAGAGCATCGATGCCGATATCGGACGTCGCATCGAGGAGAAGGTGCGCGCCGGCGGCGGTGCATAG
- a CDS encoding PhoH family protein, with product MHDPTAIFRFDEHDIYIPMIVLEELDSGKKGLSEAARNVRQVSRFLDELIANATKGQIDRGLTLPSGRYGNGGQRQAGGRLFFQTKVLDSGLPDTLPGHGADNAILGQTLALQREFADARVTLVSKDINLRIKATIIGVHAEDYFSDKTIEDADLLYSGTQALADDFWEKHGKNMQSWQEQARTYYRVHGPMTRDWHVNQFVFQNEPDGLEAQVKRIDGNECVLELVRDYRSERHGIWGINARNREQNFALNLLMDPQIDFVTILGPAGTGKTLLTLAAGLVQTLENNRYSEIIMTRVTIPLGEDIGFLPGTEEEKMEPWMGALMDNLEVLTQSQEGGSWGRAATNDLLRNRIKIRSLNFMRGRTFLNRFLILDEAQNLTPKQMKALVTRAGPGTKLICLGNIAQIDTPYLTETTSGLTYVVNRFRDWPHSGHITLMRGERSRLADYAAEIL from the coding sequence ATGCACGATCCGACAGCAATTTTTCGCTTCGATGAGCACGATATATACATTCCCATGATCGTGCTCGAAGAACTGGATTCGGGCAAAAAGGGTCTGTCGGAGGCTGCGCGCAACGTGCGCCAGGTCAGCCGGTTTCTGGACGAGCTGATAGCGAATGCCACCAAGGGGCAGATCGATCGCGGCCTGACGCTGCCTTCGGGACGATATGGAAACGGCGGCCAACGGCAGGCAGGCGGACGGTTGTTTTTTCAAACGAAGGTACTGGACAGCGGCCTGCCCGACACGCTGCCGGGGCATGGCGCCGACAACGCCATCCTGGGGCAGACGCTCGCACTGCAGCGCGAGTTTGCCGACGCGCGTGTCACGCTCGTTTCCAAGGACATCAATCTGCGTATCAAGGCCACGATCATCGGCGTGCATGCGGAAGACTACTTCAGCGACAAGACGATCGAGGATGCGGACCTGCTGTACAGCGGCACGCAGGCGCTGGCGGATGATTTCTGGGAAAAACATGGCAAGAATATGCAGTCCTGGCAGGAGCAGGCGCGTACCTATTACCGTGTACATGGCCCGATGACGCGTGACTGGCACGTGAACCAGTTCGTGTTCCAGAACGAGCCGGACGGTCTGGAAGCTCAAGTGAAGCGTATCGACGGCAATGAGTGCGTTCTCGAGCTGGTGCGTGATTATCGCAGCGAACGCCACGGCATCTGGGGTATCAACGCCCGCAACCGCGAACAGAATTTCGCGTTGAACCTGCTGATGGATCCGCAGATCGATTTTGTCACGATTCTGGGTCCGGCAGGCACCGGCAAGACCCTGCTGACCTTGGCGGCGGGGCTGGTGCAGACGCTGGAGAACAACCGCTACAGCGAAATCATCATGACTCGCGTGACGATTCCACTGGGTGAGGACATCGGTTTCCTGCCCGGCACGGAAGAGGAGAAAATGGAACCCTGGATGGGGGCGTTGATGGATAATCTGGAGGTGCTCACCCAGAGCCAGGAAGGCGGCAGCTGGGGGCGTGCGGCGACCAACGATCTGTTGCGCAACCGGATCAAGATTCGCTCCCTGAACTTCATGCGCGGGCGTACCTTCCTGAACCGATTCCTGATCCTGGATGAGGCACAGAATCTTACGCCCAAGCAGATGAAGGCGCTGGTGACTCGCGCCGGTCCGGGCACGAAGCTGATCTGCCTGGGCAATATTGCGCAGATCGACACGCCCTACCTGACGGAGACCACTTCGGGCCTGACCTATGTGGTCAACCGCTTTCGCGACTGGCCGCATTCGGGGCATATCACGCTGATGCGCGGTGAGCGTTCCCGCCTGGCGGATTACGCTGCGGAGATTTTGTAG
- a CDS encoding type II toxin-antitoxin system RelE/ParE family toxin codes for MIVGFRDGWLRAFFVDDVRSRNIPSDLEARLFRKLQMIDDAVTDQDLRVPPSNHFERLRGNLAGFHSIRVNQQWRLIFRWDGERGEADGIYLDDHSYR; via the coding sequence GTGATCGTAGGCTTTCGGGACGGCTGGCTTCGGGCTTTCTTTGTGGATGATGTTCGTTCCCGCAACATCCCATCCGATCTTGAAGCCCGCTTGTTCCGCAAGCTCCAGATGATTGACGACGCCGTGACCGATCAGGACTTGCGCGTACCGCCCAGCAATCACTTCGAGAGGCTGCGCGGCAATCTCGCAGGTTTCCATTCGATCCGCGTCAACCAGCAATGGCGGTTGATCTTCCGCTGGGATGGTGAACGCGGCGAGGCAGACGGGATTTATCTGGACGATCACAGCTACCGATGA
- a CDS encoding c-type cytochrome → MAHRTRRTRGVRILIALLLVPALACGIDLSAERTHELVRMVRQDCGACHGFTLKGGLGPPLLPESLRDKSVQFLRYTVLFGRPGTPMPPWNAFLTEAEADWIVRQLMTGFPEESR, encoded by the coding sequence ATGGCACACCGTACCCGGCGGACGCGCGGCGTCCGCATCCTGATTGCGCTCCTGCTGGTACCGGCGCTGGCCTGCGGGATCGATCTCTCCGCCGAACGGACGCACGAACTGGTGCGCATGGTGCGTCAGGACTGCGGCGCCTGCCATGGATTCACCCTCAAAGGCGGACTCGGACCGCCGCTGCTGCCCGAATCCCTGCGCGATAAATCCGTACAGTTCCTCCGGTATACTGTGCTGTTCGGGCGGCCCGGTACGCCGATGCCGCCTTGGAATGCCTTTCTGACCGAAGCCGAAGCCGACTGGATCGTGCGCCAGCTCATGACCGGATTCCCCGAAGAGAGTCGCTGA
- a CDS encoding glycine cleavage system protein R — protein MFLVAIFAMQLIVISALGSDRTGLVYDLSRVVSECSGNIIDSRMSALGSEFAMLLLVSGNWHTLAKLETELKRLSEASGITISLRRTEQRAQRKDVVTYSVDIVCLDQTGIVYNLAGFFSSRGIDIAELSTRSYSAAHTGAPMFSVQMLVHIPAKIHISALREEFMDLCDQLNLDAILEPVKA, from the coding sequence TTGTTCCTGGTAGCTATTTTTGCGATGCAGCTTATAGTCATTTCCGCGCTCGGCAGCGACCGCACCGGACTGGTGTACGATCTCAGCCGGGTCGTTTCCGAGTGTTCCGGCAATATTATCGACAGCCGCATGAGCGCACTCGGCAGCGAGTTCGCAATGCTGCTGCTGGTCTCCGGCAACTGGCATACGCTGGCGAAGTTGGAGACCGAACTCAAGCGTCTGAGCGAAGCCAGCGGTATCACGATCAGTCTGCGGCGCACCGAACAGCGCGCCCAGCGCAAGGATGTGGTGACCTATTCGGTGGATATCGTCTGCCTGGATCAGACGGGAATCGTGTATAACCTGGCGGGTTTTTTCAGTTCACGCGGCATCGACATCGCCGAACTCAGTACGCGAAGTTATTCTGCCGCACATACCGGCGCCCCGATGTTTTCGGTGCAAATGCTCGTGCATATCCCGGCCAAGATCCATATTTCCGCGCTGCGCGAGGAGTTCATGGATCTGTGTGATCAATTGAATCTCGATGCCATCCTGGAGCCCGTCAAGGCTTGA
- the dapA gene encoding 4-hydroxy-tetrahydrodipicolinate synthase: MFSGSIVAIVTPMRTDGSVDDDALDRLVDFHVDNGTNGIVAVGTTGESPTLSVEEHIGVIRRIVLRAAKRLPVIAGTGANSTSEAIELTELAKEAGADACLLVTPYYNKPTQEGLYQHYRKIAETVDIPLVLYNVPSRTCCDIKPETVERLAAIPNIVGLKEAPTLERNRELLARVGGRIALFSGDDPVACESILAGYQGVISVTANVAPRQVRAVVDAALAGRREEARRLDAGLQQLHKALFVETNPIPVKWAAARLGLIPDGIRLPLVALSRQHYETVIDGLRSAGIAFA, encoded by the coding sequence ATGTTCAGCGGCAGCATAGTAGCGATCGTTACACCGATGCGAACGGACGGCTCGGTCGATGACGACGCGCTGGATCGTCTGGTCGATTTTCATGTCGACAACGGCACCAACGGCATCGTCGCCGTCGGCACCACCGGAGAATCCCCGACCTTGAGTGTCGAGGAGCACATCGGCGTGATACGCCGGATCGTCCTGCGCGCCGCCAAACGCCTGCCGGTGATCGCCGGCACCGGAGCGAACTCCACGAGCGAAGCCATCGAGCTGACCGAACTGGCCAAGGAGGCAGGGGCGGATGCCTGCCTGCTGGTGACTCCCTACTACAATAAGCCCACCCAGGAAGGCCTGTACCAGCACTATCGCAAGATCGCAGAAACCGTCGACATCCCCCTGGTGCTCTATAACGTTCCCAGCCGGACCTGCTGCGATATCAAGCCGGAAACCGTCGAACGCCTGGCTGCCATCCCCAACATCGTCGGACTGAAGGAAGCCCCGACATTGGAGCGCAATCGCGAATTGCTGGCCAGAGTCGGCGGGCGGATCGCATTGTTCAGCGGCGATGACCCGGTCGCCTGCGAGAGCATCCTGGCAGGTTACCAGGGGGTCATTTCCGTGACGGCCAATGTGGCTCCGCGGCAGGTGCGTGCAGTCGTCGATGCGGCTCTGGCAGGCCGGCGCGAGGAAGCCCGCAGGCTGGATGCCGGCCTGCAACAGCTGCATAAGGCTCTATTCGTCGAAACCAACCCGATCCCGGTCAAATGGGCCGCCGCCCGCCTAGGACTGATCCCCGACGGCATCCGTCTGCCTCTGGTGGCACTATCGCGCCAGCACTATGAAACGGTCATCGACGGACTGCGCTCCGCCGGTATCGCATTTGCCTGA
- a CDS encoding glucose 1-dehydrogenase, which translates to MRRLEGKIAIVTGAVRGIGASVARLFVQEGAAVMLTDMRDELGSALAAELGSQAAYTHLDVGEEAEWAAVLELTHRRFGAPTILVNNAGIFRTEPIESLSMQAYMEVIRTNQIGVFLGMRSCIAPMREVGGGAIVNISSVQGLEGMRNGLAYCASKFAVTGMTRTAAIELAKYRIRVNSVHPGPIATSLVAEAHGTSDIATATAHEPGVPMKRWGQPEEIAGLVLYLASEESSYSTGSAFLADGGLTAGLM; encoded by the coding sequence ATGCGCAGGCTGGAAGGAAAAATTGCAATCGTCACGGGAGCGGTGCGCGGTATCGGGGCCAGCGTCGCGCGGTTGTTCGTGCAGGAAGGCGCCGCCGTGATGCTCACCGATATGCGTGATGAACTCGGCAGCGCACTTGCCGCGGAGCTCGGCTCCCAGGCCGCCTATACCCACCTCGATGTAGGTGAGGAGGCTGAATGGGCTGCAGTACTCGAGTTGACGCATCGGCGTTTCGGCGCGCCTACCATACTTGTCAACAACGCCGGTATTTTTCGCACGGAGCCGATCGAGTCGCTGTCGATGCAGGCCTACATGGAGGTGATCCGCACGAATCAGATCGGTGTCTTTCTCGGCATGCGCAGTTGTATCGCACCCATGCGCGAAGTAGGCGGTGGTGCAATCGTCAATATCTCCTCCGTCCAGGGGCTGGAGGGCATGAGGAATGGACTGGCCTACTGCGCCAGCAAGTTTGCCGTGACCGGCATGACCAGGACCGCCGCCATCGAGTTGGCCAAGTACCGCATCCGCGTGAATTCCGTGCATCCGGGACCGATCGCTACTTCGCTGGTGGCCGAAGCGCACGGCACGAGTGACATTGCAACTGCTACTGCCCACGAGCCTGGCGTCCCGATGAAGCGCTGGGGTCAACCCGAGGAAATTGCGGGTCTAGTACTTTACCTGGCTTCCGAGGAATCCTCCTACAGTACCGGTAGCGCCTTCCTGGCCGATGGCGGGCTGACCGCGGGACTCATGTAG
- a CDS encoding glutamine amidotransferase, with product MRTVTALRHVHFEDLGSLAAPLRARGATIRYVEAPVEDLAALDAEAPDLLIVLGGPIGAFDEALYPFLATELDVVRRRLASGRPILGICLGAQLMARALGAEVRALGVKEIGFAPLKLTAEGWRSPLASLDDTPVLHWHGDQFDIPAGATWLASTVIGRNQAFAAGRNALGLQFHLEAEAGRMERWLVGHAAELFQAGIDPRNLREQARQHGPHLTSVAQDVMNAWLDNLLP from the coding sequence ATGAGAACCGTTACTGCTCTTCGTCATGTCCACTTCGAGGATCTCGGCAGCCTCGCCGCGCCGCTGCGCGCGCGCGGCGCCACCATCCGCTATGTCGAGGCCCCGGTCGAGGATCTGGCCGCGCTCGATGCCGAAGCACCTGATCTTCTCATCGTCCTGGGCGGCCCCATCGGTGCCTTCGACGAAGCGCTCTACCCCTTTCTGGCGACGGAGCTGGACGTCGTGCGCCGCCGCTTGGCATCGGGCCGGCCGATTCTGGGCATCTGCCTGGGCGCGCAATTGATGGCACGCGCGCTGGGCGCCGAGGTTCGTGCCCTGGGCGTGAAGGAAATTGGCTTCGCCCCACTGAAGCTGACCGCCGAAGGTTGGCGATCCCCGCTGGCATCCCTCGACGATACGCCTGTCCTGCATTGGCATGGCGATCAGTTCGACATTCCAGCCGGAGCAACATGGTTGGCCAGCACCGTCATCGGCCGAAATCAGGCATTCGCCGCGGGCCGCAACGCGCTGGGCCTGCAGTTTCACCTGGAAGCGGAAGCCGGACGGATGGAACGCTGGCTGGTGGGCCATGCCGCCGAACTTTTTCAGGCCGGCATCGATCCGCGAAACCTGCGCGAGCAGGCTCGGCAACATGGCCCTCATCTGACCTCAGTTGCGCAAGACGTCATGAACGCCTGGCTGGATAATCTCCTGCCATGA
- a CDS encoding HigA family addiction module antitoxin, which translates to MLTTKRKPATVGEILTEEFMRPMGLTQGALAEAMGVQRKHVNELCGNRRNVTAATALILARVFGNSPDFWLNVQRRSDLWEVMNTPRERERVERARPLQNAA; encoded by the coding sequence ATGCTGACCACCAAGCGTAAGCCGGCGACTGTCGGCGAGATACTGACCGAAGAATTCATGCGGCCGATGGGGCTGACCCAGGGCGCGCTCGCCGAGGCGATGGGCGTCCAGCGCAAGCACGTCAACGAGCTATGCGGCAACCGCAGGAACGTGACGGCGGCGACGGCGCTGATCCTCGCCCGCGTGTTCGGCAACAGCCCGGACTTCTGGCTCAACGTGCAGCGGCGCAGCGATCTTTGGGAGGTGATGAACACGCCCAGGGAGCGCGAGCGGGTTGAGCGCGCGCGCCCCTTGCAGAACGCCGCTTGA